The Pyrus communis chromosome 9, drPyrComm1.1, whole genome shotgun sequence genome has a segment encoding these proteins:
- the LOC137745988 gene encoding uncharacterized protein isoform X1, whose product MGRRCRVWWPKQLSLSKPSSSSNFLLGWFVSSSPSSLDVVVAFACTELALCGIQSSLQGTLCDVNGRMPVLLQDNSMLCVVGHLFKVQTEEDQSHSSSCGCHKLSGLVEQCRESFEGNGYWITMMCDPQEQVGKDITWIPKLHHIHWNGQIVSRCDVHLILYETPAYGAHHFSLHPSNSFEKVSAPLRKPKWVDELHQKQQLLDLDTVILAINSSATAEIVFERCLGPKTSFVCFSTVYMFLGFVWQLFAMSVASLSTLFYVILQFLYRLLNYASDSWIDLILVKVFSISRINIRIRGSQILYWPIVLQDNGMRLPSSVEYAEKAALHKHSVWSSLAVDVLLGNLFGLVLLYHGESACIWILKFSSDMTNELLRSGCVWLMGVPAGFKLNNELAGVLGMISLTAIQIWSTIWIFLGSHFLYFIRGLAISGIIFGVTIPAALIIDLIALATLHVSTLHWLISLLYSTQIQALAALWRLFRGRKWNPLRQRLDSYDYTVKQHIVGSLLFTPLLLLLPTTSVFYIFFTIMNTTITLICVLIEVTISVIHATPYIKIFLWLVRPRRFPTGIWFEIVSVWSGGIDSPKGIISPSDKLQTGKDLTRSSVVVSFLHSNFLTVGQIVMPHYKKLLSGKPRTLVATAAYGVLTGRRIPSTIGTDLPIFPWMLISYKEYWRLCRDSVLSCYRP is encoded by the exons ATGGGAAGGAGATGTAGGGTTTGGTGGCCAAAGCAACTCTCATTGAGCAAACCATCATCATCCTCCAatttcttgcttggttggtTCGTTTCTTCTTCTCCGTCTTCTCTTGACGTCGTCGTCGCTTTCGCCTGCACTGAACTCGCCCTTTGTGGTATTCAATCAAGCCTCCAG GGAACTCTTTGCGACGTGAACGGAAGGATGCCTGTGTTACTACAGGATAATTCTATGTTGTGTGTAGTGGGTCATTTGTTTAAGGTTCAAACAGAAGAGGATCAAtctcattcttcttcttgtGGGTGCCACAAGCTCAGTGGATTAGTAGAACAATGTAGGGAAAGTTTTGAGGGAAACGGTTATTGGATTACGATGATGTGTGATCCTCAAGAACAAGTTGGAAAGGACATTACTTGGATTCCGAAACTGCATCACATTCACTGGAATGGGCAAATCGTTTCTCGGTGTGATGTCCAC CTAATTTTGTACGAGACTCCCGCCTATGGTGCCCACCATTTCTCATTACATCCTTCGAATTCGTTTGAGAAAGTGAGTGCACCTTTGAGAAAACCCAAGTGGGTTGATGAACTTCACCAAAAGCAGCAACTCCTTGATTTG GATACAGTCATTCTGGCAATTAATAGCTCCGCAACCGCTGAAATTGTTTTTGAGAGATGCCTAGGTCCCAAGACGTCTTTTGTGTGCTTTTCTACTGTTTACAT GTTTCTGGGCTTTGTATGGCAACTATTCGCCATGTCTGTGGCTTCATTATCCACTTTATTCTATGTCATTCTTCAGTTTCTCTATAGACTTCTGAATTATGCATCAGACTCTTGGATAGACCTTATATTAGTAAAGGTATTCAGCATTTCAAGGATAAATATCAGAATCCGTGGTTCTCAGATCTTGTATTggccaatcgttcttcaagataaTGGCATGAG GTTGCCATCAAGTGTGGAATACGCGGAGAAAGCCGCATTGCATAAGCATTCCGTGTGGTCAAGTTTAGCTGTTGATGTACTTCTGGGAAACTTGTTTGGTTTGGTACTGTTGTATCATGGAGAATCTGCATGCATATGGATCTTGAAATTTTCCAGTGACATGACGAATGAATTATTGCGCTCAGGCTGTGTTTGGTTGATGGGGGTACCTGCAGGTTTTAAGTTAAACAATGAATTGGCAGGAGTTCTTGGGATGATTTCTCTAACTGCTATCCAGATTTGGTCTACCATTTGGATCTTTTTGGGGTCCcactttctttatttcattagaGGACTTGCTATATCAGGAATCATTTTTGGGGTGACTATACCTGCTGCTTTGATAATCGATTTGATTGCACTAGCAACGTTGCATGTGTCTACTCTTCATTGGTTGATATCACTTTTGTATTCAACTCAGATACAGGCATTAGCAGCTCTGTGGCGCCTTTTCAG GGGCCGAAAGTGGAATCCTCTTCGTCAGAGATTAGATAGCTATGACTACACTGTCAAGCAACACATCGTTGGATCTCTTCTGTTCACACCACTCCTACTTCTATTACCGACAACTTCTGTTTTCTACATCTTTTTTACCATTATGAACACGACTATCACCCTTATCTGTGTACTGATTGAAGTGACCATATCTGTTATCCATGCCACACCATATATCAAAATTTTCCTTTGGTTGGTTAGGCCGAGAAGATTTCCAACTGGGATATGGTTTGAAATAGTGTCTGTTTGGAGTGGTGGAATTGATTCTCCTAAGGGTATTATTTCACCATCAGATAAACTGCAGACCGGAAAGGACCTCACTAGATCTTCTGTTGTGGTTTCATTTCTCCATAGTAACTTCTTGACTGTAG GACAAATAGTCATGCCTCACTACAAAAAGCTTCTTTCTGGGAAACCTCGGACATTGGTTGCTACTGCAGCTTATGGAGTCCTCACTGGCAGACG GATTCCATCTACAATCGGAACTGATCTTCCAATATTTCCGTGGATGCTAATCTCCTACAAAGAGTATTGGCGTCTCTGCCGCGATTCAGTTCTCTCATGCTACAGACCGTGA
- the LOC137745988 gene encoding N-acetylglucosaminyl-phosphatidylinositol biosynthetic protein gpi1 isoform X2: MGKSFLGVMSTYLILYETPAYGAHHFSLHPSNSFEKVSAPLRKPKWVDELHQKQQLLDLDTVILAINSSATAEIVFERCLGPKTSFVCFSTVYMFLGFVWQLFAMSVASLSTLFYVILQFLYRLLNYASDSWIDLILVKVFSISRINIRIRGSQILYWPIVLQDNGMRLPSSVEYAEKAALHKHSVWSSLAVDVLLGNLFGLVLLYHGESACIWILKFSSDMTNELLRSGCVWLMGVPAGFKLNNELAGVLGMISLTAIQIWSTIWIFLGSHFLYFIRGLAISGIIFGVTIPAALIIDLIALATLHVSTLHWLISLLYSTQIQALAALWRLFRGRKWNPLRQRLDSYDYTVKQHIVGSLLFTPLLLLLPTTSVFYIFFTIMNTTITLICVLIEVTISVIHATPYIKIFLWLVRPRRFPTGIWFEIVSVWSGGIDSPKGIISPSDKLQTGKDLTRSSVVVSFLHSNFLTVGQIVMPHYKKLLSGKPRTLVATAAYGVLTGRRIPSTIGTDLPIFPWMLISYKEYWRLCRDSVLSCYRP, from the exons ATGGGCAAATCGTTTCTCGGTGTGATGTCCACGTAT CTAATTTTGTACGAGACTCCCGCCTATGGTGCCCACCATTTCTCATTACATCCTTCGAATTCGTTTGAGAAAGTGAGTGCACCTTTGAGAAAACCCAAGTGGGTTGATGAACTTCACCAAAAGCAGCAACTCCTTGATTTG GATACAGTCATTCTGGCAATTAATAGCTCCGCAACCGCTGAAATTGTTTTTGAGAGATGCCTAGGTCCCAAGACGTCTTTTGTGTGCTTTTCTACTGTTTACAT GTTTCTGGGCTTTGTATGGCAACTATTCGCCATGTCTGTGGCTTCATTATCCACTTTATTCTATGTCATTCTTCAGTTTCTCTATAGACTTCTGAATTATGCATCAGACTCTTGGATAGACCTTATATTAGTAAAGGTATTCAGCATTTCAAGGATAAATATCAGAATCCGTGGTTCTCAGATCTTGTATTggccaatcgttcttcaagataaTGGCATGAG GTTGCCATCAAGTGTGGAATACGCGGAGAAAGCCGCATTGCATAAGCATTCCGTGTGGTCAAGTTTAGCTGTTGATGTACTTCTGGGAAACTTGTTTGGTTTGGTACTGTTGTATCATGGAGAATCTGCATGCATATGGATCTTGAAATTTTCCAGTGACATGACGAATGAATTATTGCGCTCAGGCTGTGTTTGGTTGATGGGGGTACCTGCAGGTTTTAAGTTAAACAATGAATTGGCAGGAGTTCTTGGGATGATTTCTCTAACTGCTATCCAGATTTGGTCTACCATTTGGATCTTTTTGGGGTCCcactttctttatttcattagaGGACTTGCTATATCAGGAATCATTTTTGGGGTGACTATACCTGCTGCTTTGATAATCGATTTGATTGCACTAGCAACGTTGCATGTGTCTACTCTTCATTGGTTGATATCACTTTTGTATTCAACTCAGATACAGGCATTAGCAGCTCTGTGGCGCCTTTTCAG GGGCCGAAAGTGGAATCCTCTTCGTCAGAGATTAGATAGCTATGACTACACTGTCAAGCAACACATCGTTGGATCTCTTCTGTTCACACCACTCCTACTTCTATTACCGACAACTTCTGTTTTCTACATCTTTTTTACCATTATGAACACGACTATCACCCTTATCTGTGTACTGATTGAAGTGACCATATCTGTTATCCATGCCACACCATATATCAAAATTTTCCTTTGGTTGGTTAGGCCGAGAAGATTTCCAACTGGGATATGGTTTGAAATAGTGTCTGTTTGGAGTGGTGGAATTGATTCTCCTAAGGGTATTATTTCACCATCAGATAAACTGCAGACCGGAAAGGACCTCACTAGATCTTCTGTTGTGGTTTCATTTCTCCATAGTAACTTCTTGACTGTAG GACAAATAGTCATGCCTCACTACAAAAAGCTTCTTTCTGGGAAACCTCGGACATTGGTTGCTACTGCAGCTTATGGAGTCCTCACTGGCAGACG GATTCCATCTACAATCGGAACTGATCTTCCAATATTTCCGTGGATGCTAATCTCCTACAAAGAGTATTGGCGTCTCTGCCGCGATTCAGTTCTCTCATGCTACAGACCGTGA
- the LOC137745052 gene encoding protein EARLY RESPONSIVE TO DEHYDRATION 15 isoform X2, whose amino-acid sequence MALVSGGSRLNPNAPLFIPVALRQVEDFSPEWWQLVTTSTWYHDYWLSQQGEDGFYDNTQNEVDNVADLLPETFDLDVGDDFSSLEESQFEEFLQMSHTEAGLEKSAAVLKNLKSLEDRHPKSPVEPRKYAEKPAKHVSPKCSPRFIQQPR is encoded by the exons ATGGCACTGGTTTCCGGAGGATCAAGGTTGAATCCCAATGCCCCTCTCTTCATCCCTGTGGCTCTGCGACAGGTGGAGGATTTCTCCCCGGAATGGTGGCAACTGGTCACAACCTCCACATGGTACCATGATTACTGGCTCAGTCAACAGGGTGAGGATGGCTTCTATGATAATACCCAGAATGAAGTTGACAATGTCGCCGATTTGCTTCCAGAGACCTTTGATCTCGATGTTGGTGATGACTTCTCCAGTCTAGAAGAATCTCAGTTTGAAGAGTTCCTTCAAATGTCTCATACTGAAG CGGGGTTAGAAAAGAGTGCTGCGGTCTTGAAGAATTTGAAGTCACTGGAGGACAGACATCCTAAATCCCCGGTGGAGCCGAGGAAGTACGCTGAGAAGCCAGCAAAGCATGTGAGCCCGAAATGCAGCCCCCGTTTCATCCAGCAGCCtcgttga
- the LOC137745052 gene encoding protein EARLY RESPONSIVE TO DEHYDRATION 15 isoform X1: MALVSGGSRLNPNAPLFIPVALRQVEDFSPEWWQLVTTSTWYHDYWLSQQGEDGFYDNTQNEVDNVADLLPETFDLDVGDDFSSLEESQFEEFLQMSHTEGKNAGLEKSAAVLKNLKSLEDRHPKSPVEPRKYAEKPAKHVSPKCSPRFIQQPR; the protein is encoded by the exons ATGGCACTGGTTTCCGGAGGATCAAGGTTGAATCCCAATGCCCCTCTCTTCATCCCTGTGGCTCTGCGACAGGTGGAGGATTTCTCCCCGGAATGGTGGCAACTGGTCACAACCTCCACATGGTACCATGATTACTGGCTCAGTCAACAGGGTGAGGATGGCTTCTATGATAATACCCAGAATGAAGTTGACAATGTCGCCGATTTGCTTCCAGAGACCTTTGATCTCGATGTTGGTGATGACTTCTCCAGTCTAGAAGAATCTCAGTTTGAAGAGTTCCTTCAAATGTCTCATACTGAAGGTAAAAATG CGGGGTTAGAAAAGAGTGCTGCGGTCTTGAAGAATTTGAAGTCACTGGAGGACAGACATCCTAAATCCCCGGTGGAGCCGAGGAAGTACGCTGAGAAGCCAGCAAAGCATGTGAGCCCGAAATGCAGCCCCCGTTTCATCCAGCAGCCtcgttga